In Melanotaenia boesemani isolate fMelBoe1 chromosome 18, fMelBoe1.pri, whole genome shotgun sequence, the following proteins share a genomic window:
- the LOC121628454 gene encoding apolipoprotein D-like, which translates to MSAACLLLLLLPLISAQTFNWGPCPNPQVQPNFNLQQYLGQWYEIEKLPAYFSTGTCIKANYSLRADGTIRVLNSQVINGEVEDIEGTAVIQDIREPSKLGVSFSYFTPYSPYWVLKSDYTSMSVVYSCTDILRLFHIDYAWILARSRSLPPETVKDAKQLLISEGINISRMKPSDQSCSDD; encoded by the exons ATGTCTGCtgcctgcctcctcctcctgctgcttccTCTCATCTCAGCTCAGACATTTAACTGGGGTCCTTGTCCTAATCCCCAGGTGCAGCCTAACTTCAACCTCCAACAG TACCTGGGACAGTGGTATGAGATCGAGAAGCTCCCTGCTTACTTCTCCACAGGGACATGCATCAAGGCAAACTATTCTCTGAGAGCAGACGGTACCATCCGGGTGCTGAACTCTCAGGTCAT CAATGGTGAGGTGGAGGACATAGAAGGCACAGCTGTGATTCAGGACATACGAGAGCCATCTAAACTTGGAGTCAGCTTCTCATATT TCACTCCTTACAGCCCGTACTGGGTTCTGAAAAGTGACTACACCAGCATGTCTGTCGTGTACTCCTGCACGGACATCCTTCGCCTGTTCCACATTGATTACGCTTGGATTCTTGCACGTTCGCGCTCCCTGCCTCCAGAGACAGTAAAGGATGCCAAACAGCTGCTGATTAGTGAAGGAATCAACATTTCCAGGATGAAGCCTTCAGATCAGAGCTGCAGTGATGACTAG
- the LOC121629111 gene encoding apolipoprotein D-like encodes MNSAVYFLLLMLPLISAQITRWGPCPTPRVQPNFKLDKYLGKWYEIEKIPTYFAQGKCNEVDYSLRKDGTIKVVNSQMFRNKLRSVEGTAVVQNKTEPAKLGVSFSNFTPYSPYWILCTDYTSVAIVYSCIDILHLFNYQYVWILGRSHTLPPVKVNNAKKLLQSKGIDISRLNATDQCCNN; translated from the exons ATGAACTCTGCCGTCTACTTCCTCCTCCTGATGCTGCCTCTGATCTCTGCTCAGATCACTCGATGGGGTCCCTGTCCCACTCCACGTGTACAGCCCAACTTCAAACTTGACAAG TACCTTGGAAAGTGGTATGAGATTGAGAAGATACCTACCTACTTTGCTCAAGGAAAGTGTAATGAGGTAGACTATTCACTGAGGAAAGATGGTACCATCAAGGTGGTGAACTCTCAGATGTT tcGAAACAAATTGAGATCTGTTGAAGGGACAGCTGTGGTTCAGAACAAAACGGAGCCAGCCAAACTCGGAGTCAGTTTCTCAAATT TTACTCCCTACAGCCCGTACTGGATTCTATGCACTGACTACACCAGTGTGGCCATCGTTTACTCCTGTATAGACAttctccacctgttcaactacCAATATGTCTGGATTCTTGGACGCTCACATACCCTGCCTCCAGTGAAAGTAAATAATGCCAAAAAACTGCTGCAGAGTAAAGGAATTGACATTTCCAGATTGAACGCCACAGATCAGTGCTGTAATAATTAA